The sequence TCTAATTGTTTGCTGCGAATACTATTCTCTGCGTATTTGAAATAGGATTTAACAATATAAAGCTGAATTTTTTGAGCATCCTGTGTATCGGGATATTTTTCTAACACATTTTCAAAAGATACTGCTGCGGCTTTATACCTGAATGTTCTGTAATAAAGCTCTGCACTTTTAAAATCTTTGATTTCTAGTTTTCTGCGCAATCTTTTAATGGCATTGTTGCACAGTTCCATCTTGTCGGTTTCAGGGTAACTGTTTACAAAAAGCTGATAATACTCGATGGCTTTTTGTGTATTGCTTTGATCCAAAGAAACTCGGGGTGATAGATTGTCATAGCACAATGCATTTCTGTAAAGGCTTTCTTCTGCATATTGACTGAATGGATAAGAATCGTAAATATTTTTGAAGTGAAATGCTGCAATAAGATAAGTGGCCTGCTCAAAATGACACATGGCGTAGAGATAATAGTATTCATCAATGCTTTTTGTGCCTTTGTAAAGTGTAATCAGCTCTTCAAAAATGGGTAGTGCCTTGTGGTATTTTTCTTTATCGTAAAATTCTTTGGCTTTTCGATACTTGTATTCCAGATCGTTGCTTTTCAGAATTTTCTGATAAGATTGTTGGCAGGAACTGAAACCCAGTCCTATTATTACCAAATATAGAATATAGATATGAAAGCTCTTCTTTTTCACAGTCTGCAAAGATAAGACTTTAAGTATTCTCTTGCAATTGAAAAACAATGCAGCAAATCGGCTACTTAATGTCCTTTATTGCATTTTTCAAGGTCATGGTGAGATTGTCTGAAGCATGTACCAGCGGGAGTCTCACATACACATCACATACATTTCTGATATACAATGCAGCTTTTATTCCAGCGGGATTGCCTTCTTTGAAAAGCAATTCAATAATATTCAATAACTTGAAATGGTATTTTGAAGCCTCTTGAAAATTGCCTTTCATTCCGAGGCGTACCATTTCAGAAAAATCATAAGGAAATGCATTGGCAACAACAGAAATTACACCATCCATTCCAAAAGATAGCATTGGAAGTGTGAGTGGGTCTTCTCCTGAAATAATGAGGAAATCTTTCCGCTGAATGTGTTTTACAATTTTCATGCATTGCACAAGATCACCTGATGCTTCTTTGATGCCAATGATATTTTTAAAATCACGAGCAAGTTTAAGGGTTGTTTCTGCAGTTATGTTAGATGCAGTTCTTCCCGGTACATTATAGAGAATTATTGGTTTGGGGGCTTTTTCAGCAAGTGCTTTGTAGTGCGCGTAAATACCTTCCTGAGTGGGTTTGTTATAATAAGGGCTGGCAGATAAAATGGCGCTGATGCCTTTGAAATGGTAGGCTTCCATTTCTTCAATAAGAGCAGCGGTATTGTTGTCTCCGAAACCCGCGACAATTGGTACACGTCCTTTGACTTTTTCAATGGTAAAATCCATGACTTTATGCCTTTCTTTTCTGCTCAATGTGGCCGATTCGCCTGTAGTACCCATTGTTACCAGGTATTCTACATTTCCTTTTATGGTATGTTCAATGAGGTTTTCAAGCCCTTTAAAATCTATGCTTCCGTCTGCTAGGAATGGAGTAACTAATGCTACTCCGGTTCCTTTAAATTGTTGATACATTTCTTCTGAGTTTAATTTTATTTAAAAAATGTTTCATCTGAGGGATGAGTTCAGCGACTGATGCATTTTTGTCCAGGTTGATCATAAAATCAAAGCAGTAGGTTTTGCCTTCGCTGAATTTTCCTACTCTGAATTGTGCATTTGACATTGCTGCTATAGACTCCAAAGTTAAGTTTTCCTTTATAAATAGACAGCATAGTATATCGCATCTATTATTGGTAAATTGCTCCACTTGTTCGCTTACAGGAAAAAAGAGCCAGTTGATCGATTTATTGGTGAAATAGGGGTAGGGGGGGGTATATTCTTTTAACTTGTATGGCAAATAGGCCAGCAGTTGAACATCTTTTCCTGATTTTTTGAGCTCATTTGCCCAGCTTATTATTTGATCTGCTTCTGCTTGTTGATCTGCATCAAACAATATGCTTATGCTTTTTGCTTCACTTAGATTGATGGTTTTGTGCGCATAGGATTGTTTACTGATTTTTCTTTTTAAAAAG is a genomic window of Chitinophagales bacterium containing:
- the dapA gene encoding 4-hydroxy-tetrahydrodipicolinate synthase, which encodes MYQQFKGTGVALVTPFLADGSIDFKGLENLIEHTIKGNVEYLVTMGTTGESATLSRKERHKVMDFTIEKVKGRVPIVAGFGDNNTAALIEEMEAYHFKGISAILSASPYYNKPTQEGIYAHYKALAEKAPKPIILYNVPGRTASNITAETTLKLARDFKNIIGIKEASGDLVQCMKIVKHIQRKDFLIISGEDPLTLPMLSFGMDGVISVVANAFPYDFSEMVRLGMKGNFQEASKYHFKLLNIIELLFKEGNPAGIKAALYIRNVCDVYVRLPLVHASDNLTMTLKNAIKDIK
- the bamD gene encoding outer membrane protein assembly factor BamD, with the translated sequence MKKKSFHIYILYLVIIGLGFSSCQQSYQKILKSNDLEYKYRKAKEFYDKEKYHKALPIFEELITLYKGTKSIDEYYYLYAMCHFEQATYLIAAFHFKNIYDSYPFSQYAEESLYRNALCYDNLSPRVSLDQSNTQKAIEYYQLFVNSYPETDKMELCNNAIKRLRRKLEIKDFKSAELYYRTFRYKAAAVSFENVLEKYPDTQDAQKIQLYIVKSYFKYAENSIRSKQLERYKIALDAFENFEKDYPKSPLLADAREVQQSILKEIENSELVNN